The proteins below are encoded in one region of Oligoflexus sp.:
- the dapA gene encoding 4-hydroxy-tetrahydrodipicolinate synthase — protein sequence MGSAPRITGVYTAIVTPFTKDGQIDWGAFDKLLHMQAQAEVDGVVVTGTTGESPTLSVDEKVSLYRRARTFLPASVKVMAGTGGNDTKQSVELSRLAQDAGVDSLLIVTPPYNKPTKEGLYAHYEAIGKAVRIPLCLYHVPSRTGQRLAPEELAYICSLPQVTAVKEASADLCLFSKAVSLTLGQADYLSGDDFTFLPTLAVGGQGVISVVTNVFPRALVQLTRRFRRGDTGGALAIHQAIFPFVECLFLESNPGPAKYILAQQGIIQDSLRLPLVSVQPPTAKRLNECFEMTRQKLQDVGALS from the coding sequence ATGGGCTCTGCACCGCGCATCACGGGCGTCTACACGGCAATCGTCACCCCCTTTACCAAGGACGGACAGATCGATTGGGGCGCCTTCGATAAGCTGCTGCATATGCAAGCCCAGGCCGAAGTCGATGGTGTAGTCGTGACCGGAACTACGGGGGAATCACCCACTCTCAGCGTCGATGAAAAAGTATCCCTCTATCGGCGTGCGCGCACCTTCCTTCCTGCCAGCGTGAAAGTCATGGCCGGCACGGGCGGCAACGACACGAAACAGTCGGTGGAATTATCCCGGCTCGCCCAGGATGCGGGCGTGGATTCGCTTCTGATCGTCACACCGCCTTACAATAAGCCTACGAAAGAAGGACTCTACGCGCACTACGAAGCCATTGGCAAAGCTGTGCGTATCCCGCTTTGCCTTTATCATGTCCCGAGTCGCACGGGTCAGAGACTTGCCCCTGAGGAACTCGCCTACATCTGTTCGCTGCCTCAGGTGACCGCAGTGAAGGAGGCGAGTGCGGATCTCTGTCTTTTTTCGAAAGCCGTAAGCCTGACCCTGGGTCAGGCGGATTATTTGAGCGGTGATGATTTCACCTTCCTGCCGACGCTCGCTGTTGGTGGCCAGGGCGTGATTTCGGTTGTCACCAATGTCTTCCCACGCGCCCTGGTGCAGTTGACCCGTCGCTTCCGTCGCGGGGACACCGGCGGCGCTCTGGCGATTCATCAGGCGATCTTTCCTTTCGTCGAATGTCTGTTCCTGGAATCGAATCCGGGCCCTGCGAAATATATCCTGGCTCAACAGGGCATCATTCAGGATAGCCTGCGTCTGCCTTTGGTTTCGGTTCAGCCGCCCACCGCAAAACGTCTGAACGAATGTTTTGAAATGACAAGACAGAAGCTTCAGGATGTGGGAGCGCTTTCATGA
- the dapB gene encoding 4-hydroxy-tetrahydrodipicolinate reductase: MSIKRVWINGLSGRMGLELQTLIASSERWDLVGGTSIGELVDREFNITETNWKRLPECLNRTDVLIDFSAPAGNAELLKFFQESNVKDKAVLIGTTGLDADQRGAWKKLAKERNIRLLLAPNTSLGVLLTLKVSQQLAGVLNKFDFDIEVVESHHRAKIDAPSGTAKFLAEGVARSVDKQTIYGRTGKRQPNEVGIASLRGGSVFGEHEIRFLGDNEELVVSHRALSRTLFAQGALMLAGWIVTRSPGHYGLEDVSIEDMLKLLQEKGA; encoded by the coding sequence ATGAGCATCAAACGCGTTTGGATCAATGGGCTCTCCGGCCGCATGGGCCTTGAACTGCAGACTTTGATCGCGTCCTCCGAACGATGGGATCTGGTCGGCGGCACGAGTATCGGCGAGCTGGTCGATCGGGAATTCAATATCACCGAAACGAACTGGAAGCGTCTTCCCGAATGCCTCAACCGAACGGATGTGCTGATTGATTTCTCGGCCCCGGCGGGCAATGCCGAGCTTTTGAAGTTTTTTCAGGAAAGCAACGTGAAGGACAAGGCGGTGCTGATCGGCACCACCGGCCTGGATGCGGATCAACGCGGCGCCTGGAAAAAGCTCGCCAAGGAACGCAATATCCGACTGCTGCTGGCTCCGAATACCAGTCTTGGCGTTCTGCTGACCCTGAAGGTTTCCCAGCAGCTCGCGGGTGTCTTGAATAAATTCGATTTCGATATCGAAGTCGTGGAATCGCATCACAGGGCGAAAATTGATGCCCCGAGTGGAACCGCCAAATTTTTGGCGGAAGGCGTGGCGCGCAGTGTGGATAAACAAACCATCTACGGCCGTACCGGCAAGCGTCAGCCGAATGAAGTCGGGATTGCCTCGCTGCGGGGCGGCTCGGTTTTCGGTGAGCATGAAATTCGTTTCCTCGGGGATAACGAGGAGCTGGTCGTGAGTCATCGGGCTTTGTCGCGTACGCTTTTCGCGCAGGGCGCGCTTATGCTGGCCGGATGGATCGTGACCCGGAGTCCGGGCCACTATGGTCTTGAAGATGTCAGTATTGAAGATATGCTGAAGCTTTTACAGGAAAAAGGCGCTTAA
- a CDS encoding pyruvate kinase, which yields MNKLRRTHVVWSFETSCLTDALIRTIDPNKVDAIRIVSKHGEIDRVREICRRIKREVPMAKEKLPLLVDLYDRVRGMVVGLEGSKEFKFGDIIKVSPEKGQGDLTIRTEEWPDLFAVDHSVYLANGMVVCKTKEVKKDHVVLEVVQGGVLHNDCDVVVPATKKQIRIDTVPEDAWKAASDPDIDYLILPSIEDAADLEKVKKRLEAQPNSPWLLLKVATKGTLKNLEELLPFVHGVVISRVELAMRMDPALVPMVTKEVIQKCNDYAKMSIVASEMLGSMRHNVTPTRAEVSDIANAVFDGADAVVLSEELAYGKFAEKGVALAVKTIEDAESSTTQGLNWVKKHPEITTEIEAVTFAAYRAAYRNQAKGIVCITKAGNTALHLSSYGVQTPIIAVTMSPDVVRRLRLVRGVVGILLDEAPDIEQVFPIINSLMTRKTWLSDGDRYVFVSVSLSSLGKEASNLFTVQQIQ from the coding sequence ATGAACAAACTGAGAAGAACCCATGTGGTCTGGTCTTTTGAAACATCATGCTTGACGGATGCACTGATTCGCACCATCGACCCCAACAAAGTCGATGCCATTCGCATCGTGTCGAAACACGGTGAAATAGACCGCGTACGGGAAATCTGCCGCCGGATCAAACGCGAAGTCCCCATGGCCAAGGAAAAGCTGCCTTTGCTCGTCGATCTTTATGATCGCGTGCGCGGTATGGTGGTCGGTTTGGAAGGTTCGAAAGAATTCAAATTCGGCGACATCATCAAGGTCAGCCCTGAAAAAGGTCAGGGCGATCTGACGATTCGCACGGAAGAATGGCCCGATCTTTTCGCGGTCGATCATTCGGTTTACCTTGCCAATGGCATGGTCGTCTGCAAGACCAAGGAAGTGAAAAAGGATCACGTGGTTCTCGAAGTCGTTCAGGGCGGTGTGCTCCATAACGATTGCGATGTCGTGGTTCCCGCCACCAAAAAACAAATCAGAATTGATACCGTGCCTGAAGACGCGTGGAAAGCCGCTTCGGATCCCGACATCGACTATCTGATTCTGCCTTCGATTGAAGATGCCGCGGATCTGGAGAAGGTGAAAAAACGCCTGGAAGCGCAGCCGAATTCCCCCTGGCTGCTTTTGAAAGTCGCCACCAAAGGCACACTGAAAAACCTCGAAGAGCTCCTGCCCTTCGTTCATGGCGTCGTCATTTCCCGCGTGGAACTCGCCATGCGGATGGATCCGGCTCTGGTTCCCATGGTCACCAAGGAAGTCATCCAAAAGTGTAATGATTACGCCAAGATGTCGATCGTTGCCAGTGAGATGCTCGGTTCGATGCGGCACAACGTAACGCCGACGCGCGCTGAAGTTTCCGACATCGCCAACGCGGTCTTTGACGGCGCGGATGCTGTGGTTCTTTCTGAAGAGCTCGCTTACGGAAAATTTGCTGAGAAGGGCGTGGCCCTTGCAGTGAAAACGATTGAAGACGCCGAATCGTCGACGACTCAGGGTCTGAACTGGGTGAAAAAACATCCCGAGATCACGACCGAGATCGAAGCGGTAACATTTGCCGCCTATCGCGCTGCCTACCGCAATCAGGCCAAAGGCATCGTGTGTATCACCAAAGCCGGTAACACCGCTCTTCACTTGTCTTCGTATGGAGTGCAGACGCCAATCATCGCCGTGACCATGTCCCCGGATGTGGTGCGCCGTCTGCGTCTGGTGCGGGGCGTGGTTGGGATTCTTCTGGATGAAGCGCCCGACATCGAGCAGGTTTTTCCTATCATCAACAGTCTGATGACACGCAAGACCTGGCTCAGCGATGGTGACCGTTACGTCTTCGTATCGGTTTCGCTGTCCTCGCTCGGCAAGGAAGCCAGTAACCTCTTCACTGTGCAACAGATCCAGTAA
- the asd gene encoding archaetidylserine decarboxylase (Phosphatidylserine decarboxylase is synthesized as a single chain precursor. Generation of the pyruvoyl active site from a Ser is coupled to cleavage of a Gly-Ser bond between the larger (beta) and smaller (alpha chains). It is an integral membrane protein.), translating into MRKQVFSGLGQILPLNMISLAAGKAARLKLPGTLGQPVCSAFVKAFGIDMSEAERPLEDYATIEDVFTRKLKPGARPIQGDLVMPCDGVLSVSGPATENSAVQAKGLEYSLAELMFGDDVPPDLYLSWSATIYLAPHNYHRVHSPIQGDLKKIRYYPGELWPVNKPSVRWTPSLFTRNERLVFDIETKDGVLYLAMVGALNVGRITTPFLTDFASNGSLGQARQGPRSFELDRTHRIVPGQELGTFMLGSTVIIAFDEALAKRYRMDHALSSRPVRLGERLS; encoded by the coding sequence ATGCGCAAGCAGGTCTTTAGTGGTTTGGGGCAGATTCTGCCTTTGAATATGATCAGTCTCGCCGCTGGCAAGGCCGCACGATTAAAACTGCCTGGAACGCTCGGACAGCCTGTTTGCAGCGCTTTCGTCAAAGCTTTTGGCATCGATATGAGCGAGGCGGAAAGACCGCTGGAAGACTACGCCACGATCGAGGATGTCTTCACCCGCAAGCTGAAACCCGGAGCCCGTCCGATTCAGGGCGATCTGGTCATGCCCTGCGATGGCGTCCTGAGCGTGTCGGGTCCTGCCACCGAAAACAGTGCGGTGCAGGCCAAGGGTCTTGAGTACTCGCTGGCGGAACTCATGTTTGGTGATGATGTTCCGCCCGATCTTTATCTGAGCTGGTCGGCCACCATTTATCTGGCGCCCCACAATTATCACCGCGTTCATAGCCCAATTCAGGGGGATCTGAAAAAGATTCGCTATTATCCTGGTGAGCTATGGCCCGTGAACAAGCCTTCGGTGCGCTGGACGCCCAGCCTTTTTACGCGTAATGAACGCCTTGTCTTTGATATTGAGACGAAGGATGGTGTGCTTTATCTGGCCATGGTCGGAGCCTTGAATGTGGGTCGCATCACTACGCCGTTTCTGACAGATTTCGCCAGCAATGGCAGTCTGGGTCAGGCGCGGCAGGGTCCACGCAGTTTTGAGCTGGACCGTACACACAGGATTGTACCTGGTCAGGAACTTGGCACCTTTATGCTGGGATCAACTGTCATTATTGCTTTTGACGAGGCATTGGCAAAGCGTTATCGTATGGACCATGCCTTGTCCAGCCGTCCTGTCCGCCTGGGTGAACGCCTCAGCTGA
- the trmFO gene encoding methylenetetrahydrofolate--tRNA-(uracil(54)-C(5))-methyltransferase (FADH(2)-oxidizing) TrmFO, which translates to MKKALIHIVGGGLAGCEAAWQCLRAGHEVRLYEMRPKKMTPAHSTGDLAELVCSNSLKSMLADSAPGLLKSEMQALDSLILKAGAHAAVPAGQALAVERTVFSQYILEALESFPGFTRVDAEVTELPAIGENEAWIIASGPLTSQPLVDQIQGLCQGSRRLHFYDAIAPILETDSIDESIVFRASRYDDSGDGDYWNVPLNKEEYEAFVDAVIAAEKMPLHDFEDVAYFESCLPIEVMIERGRDTLRFGPMKPVGLTDPRTGHRPWAAVQLRMENKEGTMVSMVGFQTKMKWPEQKRVFSMLPGLKDVEFFRFGSVHRNSYLKSPDVLNADLSFKTAPRIFLAGQITGVEGYTESAAIGLLAGRAASAKVQNESFLMPPAGTIIGALYRYITEGGLGDFQPMNANLGLLPGLPKQRGMGKPQRKALQCARSREVFAAYQAQISGSSKTYQHGEEWNAQAGL; encoded by the coding sequence ATGAAGAAGGCACTCATTCATATCGTCGGAGGTGGTCTGGCTGGCTGTGAAGCCGCCTGGCAGTGCCTGCGCGCGGGACATGAGGTTCGCCTCTATGAAATGCGCCCCAAGAAAATGACGCCCGCGCATTCCACAGGTGATCTTGCCGAACTCGTCTGTTCGAATTCCTTGAAATCCATGCTGGCCGATTCAGCCCCAGGGCTTTTGAAAAGCGAAATGCAGGCGCTGGACTCCCTGATTTTAAAGGCCGGCGCCCATGCCGCTGTGCCTGCAGGCCAGGCCCTGGCTGTGGAGCGCACAGTTTTTTCCCAGTATATTCTGGAAGCCCTCGAAAGCTTTCCTGGATTCACCCGCGTCGACGCTGAAGTCACCGAACTGCCTGCGATCGGCGAGAACGAAGCCTGGATCATCGCCTCAGGGCCTTTGACCAGCCAGCCTTTGGTGGATCAGATCCAGGGTCTTTGTCAAGGCAGCCGCCGTCTGCATTTCTATGACGCCATCGCACCGATACTGGAAACGGACAGCATCGACGAAAGCATCGTCTTTCGCGCCAGCCGTTATGATGATTCGGGTGATGGGGACTATTGGAATGTTCCTTTGAATAAAGAGGAATACGAGGCCTTCGTGGATGCCGTCATCGCGGCTGAAAAAATGCCCCTGCACGATTTTGAAGACGTCGCGTATTTCGAATCCTGCCTTCCGATCGAAGTCATGATCGAACGCGGCCGGGACACTCTGCGCTTTGGCCCGATGAAACCCGTGGGCCTCACCGATCCCCGCACCGGCCACAGGCCCTGGGCTGCCGTCCAGCTGCGCATGGAAAACAAGGAAGGCACCATGGTTTCGATGGTGGGCTTTCAAACCAAAATGAAATGGCCGGAGCAGAAACGTGTTTTCAGTATGCTGCCGGGCCTGAAGGATGTTGAATTTTTCCGCTTCGGTTCTGTGCATCGGAACAGTTATCTGAAAAGCCCCGATGTTTTGAATGCGGATTTATCGTTCAAAACCGCGCCGCGGATTTTCCTGGCCGGACAGATCACCGGCGTCGAAGGCTATACGGAATCCGCCGCCATCGGGCTTTTGGCTGGCCGCGCTGCCAGCGCTAAGGTGCAAAATGAAAGCTTTCTGATGCCACCTGCCGGCACGATTATCGGTGCGCTTTACCGCTATATTACCGAAGGCGGGCTCGGGGATTTTCAACCGATGAACGCCAACCTCGGTCTTTTGCCGGGTCTTCCCAAACAAAGAGGTATGGGCAAACCCCAGCGGAAGGCGTTACAGTGTGCACGATCGCGCGAAGTTTTCGCCGCGTATCAGGCCCAAATTTCCGGTTCATCCAAGACTTATCAGCATGGAGAAGAGTGGAATGCGCAAGCAGGTCTTTAG